Proteins encoded together in one Variovorax paradoxus EPS window:
- a CDS encoding phosphatase PAP2 family protein — protein sequence MPLEASSLTPPLVLLAQQLGAHALGWFLSIWIASVLGAGAVCWTLQRRHFRARDAEEPSEPRIAIGLAAGFLLILAAASVFAWIASNLSDGHSMGRADQALADAIGTHVPWTALVAFSWLTHLGDFAFLAPVCLVVAAVLWRHAHRGLALGWVLALGGIVVLNPALKHIFERARPVHDHGLAFETSYSFPSGHSAGAIVSYGMLLYLALRTLPARWHVPAAMAAVGAILTIACSRIFLQVHFASDVAAGLLTGFAWLLVCVSSLEYARHRKGRRAQA from the coding sequence ATGCCACTGGAAGCCTCCTCACTGACCCCGCCTCTCGTTCTCCTCGCCCAGCAACTCGGCGCCCATGCGCTTGGCTGGTTTCTCTCGATCTGGATTGCGTCCGTGCTCGGCGCCGGTGCCGTCTGCTGGACGCTTCAGCGCCGCCATTTCAGGGCCCGCGATGCCGAGGAGCCGAGCGAACCGCGCATCGCGATCGGGCTCGCGGCGGGTTTCCTGCTGATCCTCGCGGCCGCGAGCGTGTTCGCCTGGATCGCCTCGAACCTCTCGGACGGCCATTCGATGGGCCGGGCCGACCAGGCGCTGGCCGACGCCATCGGCACCCACGTGCCGTGGACGGCCCTGGTCGCATTCAGCTGGCTTACGCATCTGGGCGACTTCGCGTTTCTCGCGCCGGTGTGCCTCGTGGTCGCCGCCGTGCTGTGGCGCCATGCGCACCGCGGCCTTGCACTCGGCTGGGTGCTGGCGCTCGGCGGCATCGTGGTGCTGAACCCTGCGCTCAAGCACATCTTCGAGCGGGCCCGGCCGGTGCATGACCACGGGCTGGCGTTCGAGACGAGCTACAGCTTCCCGAGCGGACACAGCGCGGGCGCGATCGTGAGTTACGGAATGCTGCTGTACCTGGCGCTGCGCACGCTGCCGGCGCGCTGGCATGTGCCGGCGGCCATGGCAGCCGTGGGCGCCATCCTGACCATCGCGTGCAGCCGCATCTTCCTGCAGGTGCACTTTGCGAGCGATGTGGCGGCCGGCCTTTTGACCGGCTTCGCCTGGCTGCTCGTGTGCGTGAGCAGCCTCGAATACGCGCGGCACCGCAAAGGGCGACGCGCGCAGGCCTGA
- a CDS encoding MFS transporter produces MSSIQSMHAPAGTATDGHALPTSLVLLLATGAGLSVASLYYAQPMLGVLGADIGASPRAVGFIPTLTQLGYALGILLLAPLGDRFDRRRIVLIKAAALCAALLVAGAAPSIGVLLAASLAIGLAATMAQDIVPAAAALAPEASRGKTVGTVMTGLLLGILLSRVVSGFVAEHFGWRAMFIAAAASIALIGAAAWRGLPRFRATTHLAYGALLGSLGTLWSRHGALRRAALAQALLAVGFSAFWSTLAVMLHGAPFHLGSAAAGAFGLAGAAGALAAPLAGRLADRRGPQLVTRLGAGLAVVSFAAMGLAPLMTPHAQLWLLALAAVGFDLGMQATLIAHQTIVYSIEPGARSRLNAVLFTSMFIGMAAGSALGALSLAQWGWAGVTWLATGTAAAALAVRLLPAPRKP; encoded by the coding sequence ATGTCTTCCATTCAATCAATGCATGCCCCCGCAGGCACCGCAACAGACGGTCATGCGCTGCCGACCTCGCTGGTCCTGCTGCTGGCCACCGGCGCCGGCCTGTCGGTGGCGTCGCTCTACTACGCGCAGCCGATGCTCGGCGTGCTGGGCGCCGACATCGGCGCCTCCCCCCGCGCGGTCGGCTTCATTCCCACGCTGACGCAACTGGGCTACGCGCTCGGCATCTTGCTGCTGGCGCCGCTGGGCGACCGCTTCGACCGCCGCCGCATCGTGCTGATCAAGGCCGCCGCGCTCTGCGCCGCGTTGCTGGTGGCCGGCGCCGCACCGTCGATCGGGGTGCTGCTCGCGGCGAGCCTCGCCATCGGCCTCGCGGCGACGATGGCGCAGGACATCGTGCCCGCCGCAGCAGCGCTGGCACCCGAAGCCTCGCGCGGCAAGACCGTCGGCACGGTGATGACGGGGCTGCTGCTGGGCATCCTGCTGTCGCGGGTGGTGAGCGGCTTCGTGGCCGAGCATTTCGGCTGGCGCGCGATGTTCATCGCGGCGGCGGCCAGCATCGCGCTCATCGGCGCGGCCGCCTGGCGCGGGCTCCCGCGCTTCCGGGCGACCACGCACCTGGCCTACGGCGCGCTGCTCGGTTCGCTGGGCACGCTGTGGTCGCGCCATGGCGCGCTGCGCCGCGCCGCATTGGCGCAGGCGCTGCTGGCGGTGGGCTTCAGCGCGTTCTGGTCGACGCTGGCGGTGATGCTGCACGGCGCGCCCTTCCACCTCGGGAGCGCCGCGGCCGGCGCCTTCGGCCTGGCCGGCGCGGCGGGTGCGCTCGCGGCGCCGCTGGCCGGGCGCCTCGCCGACCGGCGCGGGCCTCAGTTGGTGACGCGCCTGGGCGCCGGGCTGGCCGTGGTGTCGTTCGCCGCGATGGGCCTCGCGCCGCTGATGACGCCGCATGCGCAGCTCTGGCTGCTGGCGCTGGCGGCCGTCGGCTTCGACCTCGGCATGCAGGCCACGCTGATCGCGCACCAGACCATCGTCTACAGCATCGAGCCCGGCGCGCGCAGCCGGCTGAACGCGGTGCTGTTCACCAGCATGTTCATCGGCATGGCGGCGGGCTCGGCGCTCGGTGCCCTTTCCCTAGCGCAATGGGGCTGGGCCGGCGTGACCTGGCTGGCGACCGGCACGGCGGCCGCGGCGCTGGCCGTGCGGCTGCTGCCCGCGCCCCGCAAGCCCTGA
- a CDS encoding tannase/feruloyl esterase family alpha/beta hydrolase, whose product MKSSNRDLALMAAACLAATAMLAGCGGGGSGGGGFPFVTLPPAAPPPASPPPASPPPPSQPAALTCDQLQGMAVAASAIGLPTSGATVTSVKTVAASGSGAAAVPEYCEVAGKIAPVDPAAPNILFQLALPTRWNQKVVMFGGGGFNGTIPNVKGNVPNGPVDQPTPLGRGYATFASDSGHQANALGSQDGSFGLNDEAVRNFGGDVLKKVHDVALSLVKARYAASPVKAYFAGGSTGGREALTAIQRWPADWDGAIAWYPAWNDAAALLAGHRMSRALAQPGAYPNVPKREVLYKAAMEACDALDGATDGLISNQNLCNARFDPSTATLAGVPVRCAGGADTGNTCLSDAQIAALKTIDTPTNFNYLLASGETQYPGYNVWGADLGITTWTSPLEPVVTFLAFGTSQPGRPMPATAPYVSVLTDQWIKYSVTRDPLYDSLSLDPENAGPWANRISALSTQLDVSTDISAFKARGGKLLLAHGLADVLVSTRATEQYYQRLQSRLGLAEVDSFVRYYEVAGLGHAVSSVFNATWDSLTALEQWAEKGAAPAGQVTTDTAGVPGRTRPLCDYPKWPQYKGAGDVNLAASFRCAD is encoded by the coding sequence ATGAAATCCAGCAACAGAGACCTGGCCCTGATGGCCGCAGCCTGCCTCGCAGCGACGGCCATGCTCGCCGGCTGCGGTGGGGGCGGCAGTGGCGGCGGCGGCTTCCCGTTCGTGACCCTGCCCCCGGCCGCGCCACCGCCCGCGTCGCCGCCACCGGCTTCTCCGCCGCCGCCTTCGCAGCCTGCGGCGCTCACCTGCGACCAGCTGCAGGGCATGGCCGTTGCCGCATCGGCCATCGGCCTGCCCACCTCCGGCGCCACCGTCACGTCCGTCAAGACCGTGGCCGCGAGCGGAAGCGGCGCGGCCGCCGTGCCCGAGTACTGCGAGGTCGCGGGCAAGATCGCGCCGGTCGATCCGGCTGCGCCCAACATCCTCTTCCAGTTGGCGCTGCCCACGCGCTGGAACCAGAAGGTCGTCATGTTCGGCGGCGGCGGGTTCAACGGCACGATCCCGAACGTGAAGGGCAATGTGCCCAACGGCCCCGTCGACCAGCCCACGCCGCTCGGCCGCGGCTACGCCACCTTCGCGAGCGACTCGGGCCACCAGGCCAACGCACTCGGTTCGCAGGACGGCTCCTTCGGCCTGAACGACGAGGCCGTGCGCAACTTCGGCGGCGACGTGCTCAAGAAGGTGCACGACGTGGCGCTGTCGCTGGTGAAGGCACGCTACGCCGCGAGCCCGGTGAAGGCGTATTTCGCGGGCGGCTCGACCGGCGGGCGCGAAGCGCTGACGGCCATCCAGCGCTGGCCCGCGGACTGGGACGGCGCGATCGCGTGGTACCCGGCGTGGAACGATGCAGCGGCGCTGCTGGCCGGGCACCGCATGAGCCGCGCGCTCGCACAGCCGGGCGCCTACCCCAACGTGCCCAAGCGCGAGGTGCTCTACAAGGCCGCGATGGAGGCGTGCGATGCGCTCGACGGCGCCACCGACGGCCTCATCAGCAACCAGAACCTCTGCAACGCGCGCTTCGATCCGTCGACGGCCACGCTGGCGGGCGTTCCGGTGCGCTGCGCGGGCGGCGCCGACACCGGCAACACCTGCCTCTCGGATGCGCAGATCGCGGCACTGAAGACGATCGACACGCCGACCAACTTCAACTACCTGCTCGCGAGCGGGGAGACGCAGTACCCGGGCTACAACGTGTGGGGTGCGGACCTGGGCATCACCACCTGGACTTCGCCGCTCGAGCCTGTGGTGACCTTCCTGGCGTTCGGCACCTCGCAGCCGGGGCGGCCGATGCCGGCGACCGCGCCCTATGTCAGCGTGCTGACCGATCAGTGGATCAAGTACTCGGTGACGCGCGATCCGCTCTACGACTCGCTCTCGCTCGATCCGGAGAACGCCGGCCCGTGGGCCAACCGCATCAGCGCGCTGAGCACGCAACTGGATGTCAGCACCGACATCTCGGCGTTCAAGGCGCGCGGCGGCAAGCTGCTGCTGGCCCACGGCCTGGCCGACGTGCTGGTGAGCACGCGCGCCACCGAGCAGTACTACCAGCGGCTGCAGTCGCGGCTGGGGCTTGCGGAGGTCGATTCCTTCGTTCGGTACTACGAGGTCGCGGGCCTCGGCCATGCGGTGAGCAGCGTCTTCAATGCGACCTGGGATTCGCTCACGGCGCTGGAGCAATGGGCCGAGAAGGGCGCAGCCCCCGCAGGGCAGGTGACGACCGACACGGCGGGCGTCCCCGGCCGCACCCGGCCGCTGTGCGACTACCCGAAGTGGCCGCAGTACAAGGGGGCCGGCGACGTGAACCTCGCGGCCTCCTTCCGCTGCGCCGACTGA
- a CDS encoding asparaginase, with the protein MYLSPRFRAFAAGAALLAASAIAQAQQALPNVVILATGGTIAGAGASAVNSATYAAAKVGVDKLIAGLPELSKVANVRGEQVFQVASESLTNDNLLTLAKRVSALSKQSDVDGIVITHGTDTLEETAYFLTLTVHTNKPIVVVGSMRPGTALSADGALNLYDAVNVAGSKDAVGKGVLVTMGDNIDSGRDVSKNVNIKTSAFSSQWGPLGMIVEGKNYWFRAPVKRHTMNSEFDIDSINALPPVEIAMGYEGVSSVAIDAIAKSGAKALIHGGTGNGSVADRIVPNLQKARTDGVIVIRSSRVPDGFVIRNAEQPDDKYDWVVAHDLRPQKARILAMVALTKTNNTKELQRIFWEY; encoded by the coding sequence ATGTACCTTTCCCCCCGTTTCCGGGCCTTCGCCGCGGGCGCCGCCCTGCTTGCCGCCAGCGCCATCGCGCAGGCCCAGCAGGCGCTGCCCAACGTGGTGATCCTCGCCACCGGCGGCACCATCGCCGGTGCCGGCGCCTCGGCCGTCAACAGCGCCACCTACGCGGCCGCCAAGGTCGGCGTCGACAAGCTCATCGCCGGCCTGCCCGAGCTCTCGAAGGTCGCCAACGTGCGCGGCGAGCAGGTGTTCCAGGTCGCATCGGAAAGCCTCACCAACGACAACCTGCTGACGCTCGCCAAGCGCGTCTCGGCGCTCTCGAAGCAGTCGGACGTCGACGGCATCGTCATCACCCACGGCACCGACACGCTGGAAGAAACCGCCTACTTCCTCACGCTCACCGTGCACACCAACAAGCCGATCGTCGTGGTCGGTTCGATGCGTCCCGGCACGGCCCTCTCGGCCGACGGCGCGCTCAACCTGTACGACGCGGTCAACGTGGCGGGCAGCAAGGACGCCGTGGGCAAGGGCGTGCTGGTGACGATGGGCGACAACATCGACAGCGGCCGCGACGTGAGCAAGAACGTCAACATCAAGACCAGCGCGTTCTCCAGCCAGTGGGGTCCGCTCGGCATGATCGTCGAGGGCAAGAACTACTGGTTCCGTGCACCGGTCAAGCGCCACACCATGAACTCGGAGTTCGACATCGACAGCATCAACGCGCTGCCGCCGGTCGAGATCGCGATGGGCTACGAAGGCGTGTCGTCGGTGGCCATCGACGCGATTGCCAAGAGCGGCGCCAAGGCGCTGATCCATGGCGGCACGGGCAACGGCTCGGTGGCCGACCGCATCGTTCCGAACCTGCAGAAGGCGCGCACCGACGGCGTGATCGTGATCCGCAGCTCGCGCGTGCCCGACGGCTTCGTGATCCGCAACGCCGAGCAGCCCGACGACAAGTACGACTGGGTGGTGGCGCACGACCTGCGCCCGCAGAAGGCGCGCATCCTGGCGATGGTGGCTCTCACGAAGACCAACAACACCAAGGAACTGCAGCGGATCTTCTGGGAATATTGA
- a CDS encoding SDR family NAD(P)-dependent oxidoreductase — protein MKKFLDGRVAIVTGAGSGLGKAHALALARHGARVVVNDVAGRHEGSPGRAVADEIVRAGGLAIADGGDVTDFAQMEQMAARAIGEWGRIDILVNNAGVLRDKTFSKMSLDDFRRVMDVHLMGTVHCVKAVWEHMRERRYGRIVMTTSSSGLYGNFGQSNYSAAKMALVGLMQTLALEGAKQNIRVNCLAPTAATAMTEGVLPPEALARLAPDNVSPGLVALVGEDAPTRTILLAGAGSFESANITMTQGIFIGDAEDPVAHIRSRMDEILDRQDERVPGTGFEQYQLELSKAGIEMALPGA, from the coding sequence ATGAAGAAGTTCTTGGACGGCCGCGTGGCCATCGTCACCGGGGCCGGCAGCGGCCTGGGCAAGGCGCATGCGCTGGCGCTCGCCCGGCATGGCGCGCGTGTCGTGGTCAACGACGTGGCGGGCCGGCACGAAGGCTCGCCGGGGCGCGCAGTCGCCGACGAGATCGTGCGGGCCGGCGGCTTGGCCATCGCCGACGGCGGCGACGTCACCGATTTCGCGCAGATGGAGCAGATGGCCGCGCGCGCCATCGGCGAATGGGGCCGCATCGACATCCTCGTGAACAACGCGGGCGTGCTGCGCGACAAGACCTTCTCGAAGATGTCGCTCGACGATTTCCGGCGCGTGATGGACGTGCACCTGATGGGCACCGTCCACTGCGTGAAGGCGGTGTGGGAGCACATGCGCGAGCGCCGCTACGGGCGCATCGTGATGACGACCTCTTCATCGGGCCTGTACGGCAACTTCGGCCAGTCGAACTACAGCGCCGCGAAGATGGCGCTCGTGGGCCTCATGCAGACGCTCGCGCTCGAAGGCGCGAAGCAGAACATTCGCGTGAACTGCCTCGCGCCCACGGCGGCGACGGCCATGACCGAAGGCGTGCTGCCGCCCGAAGCGCTGGCCCGGCTCGCGCCGGACAACGTGAGCCCGGGGCTCGTCGCACTCGTCGGCGAGGACGCGCCGACACGCACCATCCTGCTCGCGGGCGCCGGCAGCTTCGAGAGCGCGAACATCACGATGACGCAGGGCATCTTCATCGGCGACGCGGAAGACCCGGTGGCGCACATCCGTTCGCGCATGGACGAGATCCTCGACCGCCAGGACGAGCGCGTGCCCGGCACGGGGTTCGAGCAATACCAGCTGGAGCTTTCCAAGGCCGGCATCGAGATGGCGCTGCCCGGCGCGTAA
- a CDS encoding TetR family transcriptional regulator C-terminal domain-containing protein, translated as MTSDTAALPSSTAQEMPAPEGPLSRARPGRERIMAAIRTAAVAEFSLHGLKGTSTQAIAARAGLTKPQLHYYIAGKEELYEELLMQVLHAWKVVFSFEDASDPATVLGDYIRKKLDHAIDSPEMSRIFTREILDGGRNLDRYWPNARAWTQKKVDIINGWIARGQMRPLDARILLMHIWAMTQSYADYAIQTRVMLGLPPDAPIDREPIARELVAFVLGGCGIKTTTP; from the coding sequence ATGACCTCCGACACCGCCGCCCTGCCCTCCTCCACCGCCCAGGAAATGCCCGCCCCCGAGGGCCCGCTGTCGCGCGCACGCCCGGGGCGCGAGCGCATCATGGCCGCCATCCGCACCGCGGCGGTCGCCGAGTTCAGCCTGCATGGCCTCAAGGGCACCTCGACGCAGGCGATTGCCGCGCGGGCCGGCCTCACCAAGCCCCAACTGCACTACTACATCGCCGGCAAGGAAGAGCTCTACGAAGAGCTGCTGATGCAGGTGCTGCACGCCTGGAAGGTGGTGTTCTCGTTCGAGGATGCGAGCGACCCGGCCACCGTGCTGGGCGACTACATCCGCAAGAAACTCGACCACGCCATCGACAGCCCCGAGATGTCGCGCATCTTCACCCGCGAGATCCTCGACGGCGGCCGCAACCTCGACCGCTACTGGCCCAACGCCCGGGCTTGGACGCAGAAGAAGGTGGACATCATCAACGGCTGGATCGCGCGCGGGCAGATGCGCCCGCTCGATGCGCGCATCCTCCTCATGCACATCTGGGCCATGACCCAGAGCTATGCCGATTACGCGATCCAGACGCGCGTGATGCTCGGCCTGCCGCCCGACGCGCCCATCGACCGCGAACCGATCGCGCGCGAGCTGGTGGCCTTCGTGCTGGGCGGCTGCGGCATCAAGACGACGACGCCTTGA
- a CDS encoding metallophosphoesterase family protein produces the protein MSACLLQISDPHFGTEQPEVLRALERFAEALAPQVVVMSGDITQRATRVQFAAARAFVDRLAAPAKLVVPGNHDIPLFQLAARCFSPYGRYREAFGDDLEPAFESEDWLVVTVNTTRWYRHSDGVVSPAQVERVAQRLAAASPSQLRVVVTHQPVMVTREEDLSNRLHGRERAVARWSEAGVDLILGGHIHLPYVRSLHDAFSGCKRTAFAVQAGTAVSHRVRAGFANSVNVVRLAMSGDTRACRVERWDYAAAGKAFECAKVFPLSLASGTAPP, from the coding sequence ATGAGCGCTTGCCTGCTGCAGATTTCCGATCCGCATTTCGGCACCGAGCAGCCGGAGGTGCTGCGCGCGCTCGAGCGGTTCGCCGAGGCGCTGGCGCCGCAGGTGGTGGTGATGTCGGGCGACATCACGCAGCGCGCCACGCGCGTGCAGTTCGCGGCGGCGCGCGCCTTCGTCGACCGGCTCGCGGCGCCCGCGAAGCTCGTCGTTCCGGGCAATCACGACATCCCGCTGTTCCAGCTCGCCGCGCGCTGCTTCTCGCCCTACGGCCGGTACAGGGAAGCCTTCGGCGACGACCTGGAGCCGGCATTCGAATCGGAAGACTGGCTCGTCGTCACCGTGAACACCACGCGCTGGTACAGGCATTCGGACGGCGTGGTGTCGCCCGCGCAGGTCGAGCGGGTGGCCCAGCGCCTTGCGGCCGCATCGCCTTCCCAATTGCGCGTGGTGGTGACGCACCAGCCGGTGATGGTCACGCGCGAGGAAGACCTGTCGAACCGGCTGCACGGCCGCGAGCGGGCGGTCGCGCGCTGGTCCGAGGCGGGCGTCGACCTGATCCTGGGCGGCCACATCCACCTGCCCTACGTGCGCTCGCTGCACGACGCGTTCTCGGGCTGCAAGCGCACCGCGTTCGCCGTGCAGGCGGGCACCGCGGTGTCGCATCGCGTGCGCGCCGGCTTTGCGAATTCGGTGAACGTGGTGCGCCTCGCCATGTCGGGCGACACGCGCGCCTGCCGCGTCGAACGCTGGGACTACGCGGCCGCCGGCAAAGCCTTCGAGTGCGCCAAAGTATTCCCGCTTTCTCTTGCCAGCGGCACGGCGCCCCCTTAG
- a CDS encoding diacylglycerol/lipid kinase family protein, producing MQPPHIGPNAPFFIVLNASSGSESTAEARQVIEEGLAAADRKHRIFLVDGPGRLQALAREAVERARAVGGVVVAAGGDGTINAVAQATLGSGCAFGVLPQGTFNYFSRTHGIPRDTAEALKILLAEQPRAVQVGLVNDRVFLVNASMGLYAELLEERETYKARYGRSRWIAFFAGLLTVMRGRHRHWNLRMAWRGQEKDIRTPTLFVGNNPLQLLQVGIEHADAPEQGQLAAIALKPVGVLAMPGLLVRGAMGRLGRADQVLSFPFESMTVKAGPLRAPRRVKVATDGEIAWTDMPLLFRVSPEPLWLVRPDVAPELEAAKQ from the coding sequence ATGCAACCGCCCCACATCGGCCCGAATGCCCCGTTCTTCATCGTGCTCAACGCCAGCTCCGGCAGCGAGAGCACCGCCGAGGCCCGCCAGGTCATCGAGGAAGGCCTTGCCGCGGCCGACCGCAAGCACCGCATCTTCCTGGTCGACGGCCCCGGCCGGTTGCAGGCACTGGCGCGCGAAGCCGTGGAACGCGCCCGCGCCGTGGGCGGCGTGGTGGTGGCCGCGGGCGGCGACGGCACCATCAACGCGGTGGCGCAGGCCACGCTCGGCAGCGGCTGCGCCTTCGGCGTGCTGCCGCAGGGCACCTTCAACTACTTCAGCCGCACCCACGGCATTCCGCGCGACACGGCAGAGGCGCTGAAGATCCTGCTGGCCGAGCAGCCGCGCGCCGTGCAGGTCGGGCTGGTCAACGACCGGGTCTTCCTGGTGAACGCCAGCATGGGCCTGTACGCCGAGCTGCTGGAAGAGCGCGAGACCTACAAGGCGCGCTACGGCCGCAGCCGCTGGATCGCCTTCTTCGCGGGCCTCTTGACGGTGATGCGCGGCCGCCACCGGCACTGGAACCTGCGCATGGCCTGGCGCGGGCAGGAAAAGGACATCCGCACGCCGACGCTTTTCGTGGGCAACAACCCGTTGCAACTGCTGCAGGTGGGCATCGAGCATGCCGATGCGCCCGAGCAGGGGCAGTTGGCCGCCATCGCGCTCAAGCCGGTCGGGGTGCTCGCGATGCCCGGGCTGCTGGTGCGCGGCGCAATGGGACGGCTCGGCCGCGCCGACCAGGTGCTGAGCTTTCCCTTCGAATCGATGACGGTGAAGGCCGGCCCCCTGCGCGCGCCGCGCCGCGTGAAGGTGGCGACGGACGGCGAAATCGCCTGGACCGACATGCCCTTGCTGTTCCGCGTGTCGCCCGAGCCGCTCTGGCTGGTGCGGCCCGACGTCGCGCCCGAGCTGGAAGCGGCCAAGCAATGA
- the glyQ gene encoding glycine--tRNA ligase subunit alpha, with protein sequence MLNFQQIILKLQSYWADQGCALLQPYDMEVGAGTSHTATFLRALGPEPWKAAYVQPSRRPKDGRYGENPNRLQHYYQYQVVLKPAPANILELYLGSLEALGFDLKKNDIRFVEDDWENPTLGAWGLGWEVWLNGMEVTQFTYFQQVGGIDCKPITGEITYGLERLAMYLQGVDNVYNLTWTEGLSYGDVYKQNEVEQSTYNFEHSDAEFLFTAFNAHEKQAKHLMTEQLALPAYEQVLKAAHSFNLLDARGAISVTERAAYIGRIRNLARSVAQSYYDSRERLGFPMAPREWVAQIPPKKAA encoded by the coding sequence ATGTTGAACTTCCAGCAAATCATTCTCAAACTGCAGTCGTACTGGGCCGACCAGGGCTGCGCACTGCTGCAGCCGTACGACATGGAGGTCGGCGCGGGCACCTCGCACACCGCCACCTTCCTCCGGGCCCTCGGCCCAGAACCCTGGAAGGCCGCCTACGTGCAGCCCAGCCGCCGCCCCAAGGACGGCCGCTACGGCGAGAACCCCAATCGCCTGCAGCACTACTACCAGTACCAGGTCGTGCTGAAGCCCGCGCCCGCCAACATCCTGGAGCTCTACCTCGGTTCGCTGGAAGCCCTGGGCTTCGACCTGAAGAAGAACGACATCCGCTTCGTCGAGGACGACTGGGAGAACCCCACGCTCGGCGCCTGGGGCCTGGGCTGGGAGGTCTGGCTCAACGGCATGGAAGTGACCCAGTTCACCTACTTCCAGCAGGTCGGCGGCATCGATTGCAAGCCGATCACCGGCGAGATCACCTACGGCCTCGAGCGCCTGGCCATGTATCTGCAGGGCGTGGACAACGTCTACAACCTGACCTGGACCGAGGGCCTGAGCTACGGCGACGTCTACAAGCAGAACGAGGTCGAGCAGTCGACCTACAACTTCGAGCACAGCGACGCCGAGTTCCTCTTCACCGCCTTCAACGCGCACGAGAAGCAGGCCAAGCACCTCATGACCGAGCAGCTCGCGCTGCCGGCCTACGAGCAGGTGCTGAAAGCTGCGCACAGCTTCAACCTGCTCGACGCGCGCGGTGCGATCAGCGTGACCGAGCGCGCGGCCTACATCGGCCGCATCCGCAACCTCGCGCGCAGCGTGGCGCAGAGCTATTACGACAGCCGCGAGCGACTGGGCTTCCCGATGGCGCCGCGCGAATGGGTCGCGCAGATTCCCCCGAAGAAAGCCGCCTGA
- a CDS encoding LysR family transcriptional regulator yields MPHSPPAADRIELMQTFIHIVEAGSLSAAALRMDATQPTVSRRLQALERSLGVRLLRRSTHAMKLTEDGERCYERAKELIANWRAFEADLRGVGDEPEGTLRVVAPHALGQRLLVGPLADYLRAYPRVSVEWLLHDRRPDFIAEGVDCAIQVGEVTDTMAVAIKLSEVPRVVVAAPSVLEGRKPPTHASELAELPWLALRTFYRNEVQLTHRPSGEIARVPIRPCLSTDSLYALHSAAAMGLGACIGSAWLMNDDIAAGRLVQLVPQWHAAPLPVYLTYSPARFQPARLRRFIEMVRLAMADPTGRAWEVKASSS; encoded by the coding sequence ATGCCCCATTCACCCCCCGCCGCCGACCGCATCGAGCTGATGCAGACCTTCATCCACATCGTCGAAGCCGGCAGCCTCTCGGCCGCCGCACTGCGGATGGACGCGACCCAGCCCACCGTGAGCCGCCGGCTGCAGGCGCTGGAGCGCTCGCTGGGCGTGCGGCTGCTGCGCCGCTCCACGCACGCCATGAAGCTCACCGAGGACGGCGAGCGCTGCTACGAGCGCGCCAAGGAGCTGATCGCCAACTGGCGCGCCTTCGAGGCGGACCTGCGCGGCGTGGGCGACGAGCCCGAGGGCACGCTGCGCGTGGTGGCGCCGCATGCGCTGGGGCAGCGGCTGCTGGTCGGGCCGCTGGCCGATTACCTGCGCGCCTATCCGCGGGTGTCCGTCGAATGGCTGCTGCACGACCGCCGGCCCGACTTCATCGCCGAGGGCGTCGATTGCGCGATCCAGGTCGGCGAGGTGACCGACACCATGGCCGTGGCCATCAAGCTCTCGGAGGTGCCGCGCGTGGTGGTCGCCGCGCCGTCGGTGCTGGAAGGGCGCAAGCCGCCCACGCACGCGTCGGAGCTGGCCGAGCTGCCGTGGCTCGCGCTGCGCACCTTCTATCGCAACGAGGTGCAGCTCACGCACCGGCCGAGCGGCGAGATCGCGCGGGTGCCGATCCGACCCTGCCTGAGCACCGACAGCCTCTATGCGCTGCACAGCGCGGCGGCCATGGGGCTGGGCGCCTGCATCGGCTCGGCCTGGCTCATGAACGACGACATCGCCGCCGGTCGGCTGGTGCAGCTCGTGCCGCAGTGGCATGCGGCGCCGCTGCCGGTGTACCTGACCTATTCGCCCGCGCGCTTCCAGCCTGCGCGGCTGCGGCGCTTCATCGAGATGGTGCGGCTCGCGATGGCCGACCCGACGGGCCGCGCCTGGGAGGTCAAGGCGTCGTCGTCTTGA